CGGGCGATCAACGAATCCTATCCGGCGATTCAAATGATCGCGTTCACCCCCGGCACGCATCCTTCGACCGCCTTTTACGAGCTGGCGCGAACGATCGGCAAGCTGGCCGTGTTTGGTTCGATGCGCAGGCCGCCGGAAATGCCGGCTTACGACCATGACGATCTGGCCGGCTGCTTCTGGCGACAGAAACAATACATTGACGCACTGCTCGACGCCGTCGTCGAGCCCGACTATCGCGAACGACACTTCGAAGGCGCCGGTCTCCGCATGCAAGTCGATCTCGAGCCATCGTGGCTGGAAGGATCGAACAAACTGTTTGTCGGCGTCGAAAGCTCGCTGCCGTCGCAGCAGATTGATCGACTGCTGACGCGCGGTCTCGACATGAAAATCGGCAGCTCAGACAAAGTGGTCGAGCTCTATCGATTGGGTCAGGCCGGTCTGCGTTTCAACTATGCAAGTCATCCGCCGCGGGCATTGCCGGCGCTGCCGGGGGTCTCGTACTTCGAGATCGATCGCGACAGCCAACCGACGCAATGGGACCAGGTCAAACACTCATTGACCTTGGCGATTCGTCTGAACGAAAACCTGATCGTCAGCGATATCGAAGGGCAACGCCGTTTGACGATTCGCGTCGATGGGCAATCGACCACGCTGCAGTTCACGCTGTATGTGGTCCCCAACGAACCGGGGATCGGCTAGGGCTTCGCCCTTGATTTCGGTCTGATTTTCCTGCGCTAAAGCGCTGCACCAGGGCGATCGACATGGTAAAGTCGATCGCGGCTCTTGTTCCTCGACAGAAGCCGAAGTGGTCCTTCCCAGGCGCAAAGGAAAGTCTGTGCAAGTCGCTGTATTTAGCACCAAGTCGTACGATCGAGAGTTCTTGCTGCGCGCTGCCGCCGACACCGAGATCCGCTACGATTTTTTTGAAGAACGTCTGACCGAGCGTACCGTCGTTTTGGCCCGCGATTTTCCGGCGGTCTGCTGTTTTGTAAATGATGAACTCTCGGCCGAGGTCATCACGGCGATCGCCGCCAACGGCACGAAAATGATCGCGCTCCGCTGCGCCGGTTTTAACAACTGCGATCTGCCGACGGCGGCGGCTCTGGGGGTAAAAGTCGCCCGCGTTCCGGCTTACTCTCCTTATGCGGTCGCCGAACATACCGTGGGGCTGATTCTGACGCTCAACCGTAAGTTTCACAAAGCGTACAATCGAGTGCGCGAAGGGAACTTCGCATTGCATGGCATGCTCGGGTTCGACCTCCATGGCCGCACGGTCGGCGTGATCGGGACCGGCAAGATTGGCCAGATCGCCGCGACGATACTCCAGGGTTTCGGCTGCCGAATCCTCGCGTATGACGTGCAGCAAAATCCGGAGTGCGTCGCCAAGGGAGTCGAATATGTCGAGTTGGATCAGATCTTCGCCGAGAGCGACATCCTGACGCTGCATTGCCCGCTGCTGCCGGCGACCAAGCATCTGATCAACGCCGCAAGCATCGCCAAGATGAAGCCCGGCGTGATGCTGATCAACACCAGCCGCGGCGCACTGGTCGACGCCAAAGCGGCGATCGAAGGGCTGAAGTCAGGCCAGATCGGCTACGTCGGACTCGACGTCTACGAAGAAGAGGCCGAACTCTTCTTCGAGGATCGATCAGAACTCGTGATCCAAGACGACGTTTTCTCGCGTCTGCTCACCTTTCCCAACGTTTTGATCACCGGACACCAAGGATTCTTTACCCGCAACGCGCTCGAAGCGATCAGCCAGGTAACGACCAACAACTTGCAACAATTCTTGCAAGGCGCCAAGCTGACGAATGAAGTCCTCGCTGGTTAGTTTTAAAATGTCAGTCCTATGACGCAGCGTCAAATCATTCTGACGACAATCACCGCCGCGTTCGTCTTGGTCGCGACGGTCGATCACTATCAATACGAGGCGCACGGCAAACGACGCTCGGCCATCGTCTCTGAGTTCGGCGGTCGCACAGGCTCATTGATGGGCTGGCCCTGGGGAAAAGAGGTCATGATCTCGCTTCCTCGTCCTTTGAGCGATGAAGAACTACAGCGACTAGCGATCCTTAATACGGCCGGTCGCGACTACGTCTCGGTATGGTTTCAGTGCGAATTAACCGACGAGCAGCTGCAAGTGGCCAAACAGGTTCTTTCGCGCTGCGGGGTCCACGCAAGCCCTCAAGAAGTCGACCGCTAATCACCTATCGCGCCGTCGCCGCCGTGAAGATGATCGCTGCGATCATCAAGCCATAGAGCACGACCGAAAACAAGCCAAACAAAATCGCGATCACCGCGTGAACGCTGCCTTTGACTTCCGGCTGACGATTCCGTTTGACGAGACCCATGATTCCCAAAATGATCGACGCGCAGCCAAACGGAAATCCAACCAAAGGAATCAGCGCTACGATCCCCAAATAATAACCGACCAGCGCCGGAACATTCTTGTAAGGAATGATGCCGCCGGTTGCGTCGCCGCCAGGTGTCGCCATGTTTTTGGTCCTGAAGGTGGATATAGAGGTTGCCTCCACAATGTACTAATTGGAGATCGGAAATTCATCTAAATGTATTTGATTACCTTGAAATAAGAGAAGTTTTCCGTACAGAATCTCAGCTTCCCATTCGCCGTTGGTCTGCAAGTTCGAGCCTGCAGCCGCTTCATGTTATGCTGGAGGGGCACTCTCCACCCATGCCGCTCGGCAGATTTCCCCCCCAGGGTCCGCCTGATGAAACGACGTCACTTTCTCGCCGCGACTTCCGTTGCATTGGTCTTACCGCAGCTCACTTCCGCTGCTGCTATGAAGCGCAAAGTCGCCGTGATCGGGCACACCGGCCGCGGCAACTATGGACATGGACTCGATACCGTCTGGCGACAGATCCCCAGCACCAAAATTGTCGCCGTCGCCGACGCGAATCCCGCCGGACTGGCCCAAACGCTGACGAAGCTGAAGCTAAAACAGGGCTTTGCCGATTATCGTCAGATGCTAAGCCAAGTGCGGCCCGAATTTGTCGCCGTCGCGCCGCGGCATGTCGACGAGCATCGCGACATGATCTTGGCGGCGATCGAGTCTGGCGCCAAAGGGATCTATTGCGAAAAAGCGTTTTGCCGTACTCCGGCCGAAGCAGATGAGATCATCGCCGCCGCCGATAAGACCGGCGTTAAGATCGCCGTCGCGCATCGCAATTGCTATCAACCGGCGCTCCAGCAAATTGACCAGCTGATCGCTTCCGGAGAACTTGGCAAACTGCTCGAGCTGCGAGGACGCGGCGTCGGTGATCGGCGCGGCGGAGGAGAAGATCTGTGGGTGCTGGGGTCGCACGTTCTTAATCTGGTCAACTACTTCGCCGGCGCTCCCAAGTCTTGCTCAGCGCTGATGCTGCAAGATGGTCGACACGTGACCGCCGAGGATGTGAAGCCAGGCGCGGAAGGGCTCGGGCCGCTGGCCGGCAACGAAATTCATGCTCGTTATGAAACCGAGAAGGGGATCGTCGCCTACTACGATTCGATCGCTGACGACGGAACCAATCGCCAAGGATTTTGTCTGCAGCTGATCGGCGGCAAAGGGATGGTGACGATCTTTCTCGATCAAAACCCAATTGCTTATTTCACGCCGGGCAATCCGTATCTCACCGCGAAGCCGCGCATCTCACTGCCGATCACCACCGCCGGAGTCGGCAAGCCGGAGACGCATCCTGAAATTTCCAAACAGGTCTCCAATCACGTCCGCGGCGTTGAAGATCTGATCGACGCTGTCGACAACGATCGACAGCCGCTCTGCAGCGCCCGGGATGGAGCAACCGTGGTCGAGATGATTTGCGGCGTCTTCGCGTCTCACGTCGCCGGTGGGAAGACGATCGACTTTCCGCTGCAGCCACGGGGGAATGCGTTGGGGGATTGGTAAAAATTGGCAATTATTGACAATCGTGATATCCTTCTAGGAGAAGACCGTCCAGGAGCCCTGTCATGCCGACTCGAAATATCAATCTGACCGAGCAGTACGATCAATTTGTCCAGCGGCAAATCGAATCTGGCGCCTTCAAGAACGCTAGTGAGGTTCTTCGCGCCGGTCTGCGATTGCTCCAACAACAGAGCGCGACCGAGGAGCAAAAGTTGGCCCTGTTGAAACAACTGGCCAAAGAAGGGTTCCAATCGCTTGATCAAGGTGAGGGTCTGACCGCAACGAGCGAAAAGTCGCTATCTAATACAATTGCGAAAATTGGCCGCCGAGCTGCGAAGTCGACCCCCCAGCGAACGTCGGACTAGAGGATGGCCCGCTATCGCATTTCCGTAATTGCGGAACAAGACATCGAAGCCATTCTTCGTTGGACCCAAGAGCAATTCGGAGAGCAGGGTCGACTCCGCTACGAAGCCTTGTTGATCGAAGCAATCTTGGATATTGCGGACGATCCAGAACGGACCGGTGTGCGACTGCGTCCCGAACTTTGGCCAGGCGCATTCTCTTACCACCTTTACTTCAGTCGCAATCACATCGCGTCAACGATAGAACGTATTCGACGACCGCGACATTTTCTCCTCTGCAGATATGCGGAAACCGGTGATTTAGAGATTGCCCGCGTTCTGCACGACAGTATGGATTTAGATCGACATCTTCCTTGGGATGGCGAATAGCGTTTCCCCTAAAAGAATCCGCCGCCTCCACCGCCTCGCAGTTGTCCGCCTTCTTCGGCTTCTTCTCCACTGTCAAGCATCTCGACGGCGATCACTAGCGCATGTCGAACGCCGAGAGAATTGCGGATAGAGAGGATGGTCGCTTGTCCATCTTCCAACAGCACTTGCGTATCGATGGTCATGGTCGATGTCGACGGCGGCGGGTCGTTCGCGACACGCGTTTCCTCTTGGTCGTCGGCGTTCACTTCTTCGTCGTCATCGGGGTAGGCTAAATCGGAACGTTCAAAGGCCAACTTCAACGACGCCCGATTGCCGAACATCTCTGGCGAAACGGTCAATATGGAACCGATGTTTTGCAGGTTGTACTGATTCCTCTGCATCGCAGTCGCACGGCCATCGGGCCCGCGCTGCGGTATCATTTGCGAGCCGGTGACGACCGGTTGTCGGCGGCCTTGTTGCATTTTGGTTTCGTGTCCGGTGACGGTCGTCAGATCAAAGCTGTCGATCAATTCATACTGCTTTTCGTCATCGACCATTTCCAGCATTTCGTCGGCCGACATCAAAACCGACTTGGGAGTTGGCGCCGTCGGTTCCACTTCAAATAGCGCCACGCGAACGCGCAACATGCGCACCTTAGCTGCCGGCGGAGCGACCAGCGGTCCCTTTCTCATGGGACCGCCAAACGGGTCTGAGCCGTTTTGGACATTCGTACCGGCGGGCTTGGTTGGATGCGGCTGTGGTGCTGGCTCAAGCTGCACAGGAGCCGTGCTCTTCGAAGTGTCGATGGGGCGCGGCGAAATTTGCTGAACCGTCTGGTCTTTCGCTGCGATTTGTTTGTCAGAATTGCCGTCTTTTTGCGCGGCGACCATCGTAGTTGGCGCTGAATGGATAACGCCGATGTTTCCATGTCCGGGAATCTCGAACCGGCGTATCGCGGTCGTCGCTGGTGAATCGGCATGGGATCCACTTGCCGCTTGTTTCCTTTGAGCTTCGGTAAAGTCAAGAAAATTGGTCATCGGCGTTTTCAAAATCGCTTTTGGCTTGTCCACTGCAAAGGGATAAACTTTCGCCAACAATGCACCTTGCTTCCATAAGCCGCGACGGAATTCCTGATCGTCAATCGAGAACTTGGCGCCGGTGACGACGTCACGGAATTCGTAACTTGTCGAAACACGATACGTGCGAGCTCCGGCCTGTGGGACAAGCAGCGGGTAATTCGCGACGGTTTCGTTTTTTCCCAGCGGCAAAACGGGATAAACGATATCCATCGATTGACGATTCAGGTATTCACAAATCTGTTTCATCGGTACATGCACTTCGCGTCCTGTCGGATCGTGAAACGTGAAGATGCGATTTTCCGCTTCTTGCTCAGCGGTGATTTCTGT
The nucleotide sequence above comes from Blastopirellula sp. J2-11. Encoded proteins:
- a CDS encoding 2-hydroxyacid dehydrogenase, translated to MQVAVFSTKSYDREFLLRAAADTEIRYDFFEERLTERTVVLARDFPAVCCFVNDELSAEVITAIAANGTKMIALRCAGFNNCDLPTAAALGVKVARVPAYSPYAVAEHTVGLILTLNRKFHKAYNRVREGNFALHGMLGFDLHGRTVGVIGTGKIGQIAATILQGFGCRILAYDVQQNPECVAKGVEYVELDQIFAESDILTLHCPLLPATKHLINAASIAKMKPGVMLINTSRGALVDAKAAIEGLKSGQIGYVGLDVYEEEAELFFEDRSELVIQDDVFSRLLTFPNVLITGHQGFFTRNALEAISQVTTNNLQQFLQGAKLTNEVLAG
- a CDS encoding Gfo/Idh/MocA family protein, with amino-acid sequence MKRRHFLAATSVALVLPQLTSAAAMKRKVAVIGHTGRGNYGHGLDTVWRQIPSTKIVAVADANPAGLAQTLTKLKLKQGFADYRQMLSQVRPEFVAVAPRHVDEHRDMILAAIESGAKGIYCEKAFCRTPAEADEIIAAADKTGVKIAVAHRNCYQPALQQIDQLIASGELGKLLELRGRGVGDRRGGGEDLWVLGSHVLNLVNYFAGAPKSCSALMLQDGRHVTAEDVKPGAEGLGPLAGNEIHARYETEKGIVAYYDSIADDGTNRQGFCLQLIGGKGMVTIFLDQNPIAYFTPGNPYLTAKPRISLPITTAGVGKPETHPEISKQVSNHVRGVEDLIDAVDNDRQPLCSARDGATVVEMICGVFASHVAGGKTIDFPLQPRGNALGDW
- a CDS encoding type II toxin-antitoxin system ParD family antitoxin → MPTRNINLTEQYDQFVQRQIESGAFKNASEVLRAGLRLLQQQSATEEQKLALLKQLAKEGFQSLDQGEGLTATSEKSLSNTIAKIGRRAAKSTPQRTSD
- a CDS encoding type II toxin-antitoxin system RelE/ParE family toxin, giving the protein MARYRISVIAEQDIEAILRWTQEQFGEQGRLRYEALLIEAILDIADDPERTGVRLRPELWPGAFSYHLYFSRNHIASTIERIRRPRHFLLCRYAETGDLEIARVLHDSMDLDRHLPWDGE
- a CDS encoding type II and III secretion system protein, translating into MMMNARFCFGVACFLLLAMTSSLRAGEAEKPIETPEWLSNSDYAIDVFDVNAKRVTITSQKMRETVEAWGYIFMSTEWKTRRDVLFVEPVKEGRIAQLEDTDGHKVLIQLSEFSDLAKKHGFELGVPRVLGSIETVEKEAIGDRVFTVRDVAGNEAHVLLKDFSGILANQDLQLVHPVLGSSKQDPLTPSFNPLPARFQVWWQSTLELQDVVTGKPVTVTDQELRRGLWKKGLIVAKQYPINPAERQQLADAAAQNAPEKSPPSVPYPSDGKLKPAPPVVDDSALKAGQGVRQILPKPTRPSQGNSRFSLALKSTIPVDWIAHPEEKVELTDLDGVRVEVAGKQLRQTAAETGIFFVPVQDQSKFPDAAAKPIGDGEIIWLDVSESKKSAVALGMVKKAAAKLNHMLVRVPLLAHAQRPSLTEITAEQEAENRIFTFHDPTGREVHVPMKQICEYLNRQSMDIVYPVLPLGKNETVANYPLLVPQAGARTYRVSTSYEFRDVVTGAKFSIDDQEFRRGLWKQGALLAKVYPFAVDKPKAILKTPMTNFLDFTEAQRKQAASGSHADSPATTAIRRFEIPGHGNIGVIHSAPTTMVAAQKDGNSDKQIAAKDQTVQQISPRPIDTSKSTAPVQLEPAPQPHPTKPAGTNVQNGSDPFGGPMRKGPLVAPPAAKVRMLRVRVALFEVEPTAPTPKSVLMSADEMLEMVDDEKQYELIDSFDLTTVTGHETKMQQGRRQPVVTGSQMIPQRGPDGRATAMQRNQYNLQNIGSILTVSPEMFGNRASLKLAFERSDLAYPDDDEEVNADDQEETRVANDPPPSTSTMTIDTQVLLEDGQATILSIRNSLGVRHALVIAVEMLDSGEEAEEGGQLRGGGGGGFF